The following proteins are co-located in the Manihot esculenta cultivar AM560-2 chromosome 9, M.esculenta_v8, whole genome shotgun sequence genome:
- the LOC110623121 gene encoding uncharacterized protein LOC110623121 isoform X1 — protein sequence MEGRRISANPRPCSGRRILAKKRPLANGFANTVKKLQRREISSKRDRAFSMSNAQERFRNMSLTEEYDTHDPKGHCSVVLPFLMKRTKVIEIVAARDIVFALAHSGVCAAFSRETNQRICFLNVSPDEVIRSLFYNKNNDSLITVSVYASDNFSSLKCRSTRIEYIRRGKPDAGFALFESESLKWPGFVEFDDVNGKVLTYSAQDSVYKVFDLKNYTMLYSISDKHVQEIKISPGIMLLIFNRATSHVPLKILSIEDGTVLKAFNHLLHRNKKVDFIEQFNEKLLVKQENENLQILDVRNAELMEVSRTEFMTPSAFIFLYENQLFLTFRNRTVAVWNFRGELVTSFEDHLLWHPDCNTNNIYITSDQDLIISYCKAESEDQWMEGKAGSINVSNILTGKCLAKINASNGNPKCDEPSGSSSKRIHSPISTVAEALEDITALFYDEERNEIYTGNRHGLVHVWSN from the exons ATGGAAGGGAGGAGGATATCGGCGAATCCCAGGCCGTGCTCGGGAAGGAGGATATTGGCGAAGAAAAGGCCTCTTGCCAATGGATTTGCCAACACTGTTAAGAAGTTGCAGAGGCGCGAAATTTCTTCTAAGCGAGATCGTGCTTTCAGTATGAGCAATGCCCAGGAGAGGTTTCGCAATATGAGTTTGACG GAAGAGTATGATACTCATGATCCCAAGGGCCATTGTTCAGTAGTTCTACCCTTTTTGATGAAGAGAACTAAAGTCATAGAGATTGTAGCTGCACGGGATATTGTCTTTGCACTTGCACATTCTGGTGTTTGTGCGGCTTTTAGTAGAG AAACAAATCAGAGGATATGTTTTCTGAATGTGAGTCCTGATGAAGTAATTCGAAGCTTGTTCTATAATAAGAACAATGATTCCCTCATCACAGTTTCAGTTTATGCTTCAGACAACTTCAGCTCCTTGAAATGCAGATCAACTAGAATTGA GTACATAAGGAGGGGCAAGCCAGATGCTGGTTTTGCTCTTTTTGAGTCTGAGTCCTTGAAGTGGCCAGGGTTTGTAGAGTTTGATGATGTTAATGGAAAGGTTCTAACGTACTCTGCCCAAGACAG TGTTTACAAGGTTTTTGACCTTAAAAACTATACAATGCTGTACTCTATATCAGATAAACATGTACAAGAAATCAAAATCAG TCCAGGAATCATGTTGTTGATTTTCAATAGAGCAACTAGCCATGTGCCTCTTAAGATTTTATCAATAGAAGATGGAACAGTTCTAAAAGCCTTCAACCATCTGCTTCATCGGAATAAGAAGGTGGACTTCATCGAACAATTCAATGAGAAGCTTCTTGTTAAGCAGGAAAATGAGAATCTCCAGATCCTTGAT GTTCGAAATGCAGAGCTAATGGAAGTTAGCAGAACCGAGTTCATGACTCCCTCTGCATTTATCTTTCTCTATGAGAACCAGTTGTTCTTAACTTTCAGAAATAGGACTGTTGCAGTTTGGAATTTTCGTGGGGAGCTTGTAACTTCATTTGAGGATCACCTCTTATGGCATCCTGACTGTAACACaaataacatatacataacaagtGATCAGGATCTTATTATTTCTTACTGCAAAGCTGAATCTGAGGACCAGTGGATGGAAGGAAAAG CTGGTTCTATCAATGTCAGCAACATCTTGACAGGAAAGTGCTTGGCCAAAATAAATGCTAGCAATGGCAATCCTAAATGTGATGAACCCAGTGGCAGTAGCTCTAAGCGGATTCATTCACCTATAAGTACAGTTGCAGAGGCTTTGGAAGACATAACAGCACTTTTCTATGATGAAGAGCGTAATGAGATCTATACTGGCAATAGGCATGGTTTAGTTCATGTGTGGTCCAACTGA
- the LOC110623121 gene encoding uncharacterized protein LOC110623121 isoform X2 gives MEGRRISANPRPCSGRRILAKKRPLANGFANTVKKLQRREISSKRDRAFSMSNAQERFRNMSLTEEYDTHDPKGHCSVVLPFLMKRTKVIEIVAARDIVFALAHSGVCAAFSRETNQRICFLNVSPDEVIRSLFYNKNNDSLITVSVYASDNFSSLKCRSTRIEYIRRGKPDAGFALFESESLKWPGFVEFDDVNGKVLTYSAQDSPGIMLLIFNRATSHVPLKILSIEDGTVLKAFNHLLHRNKKVDFIEQFNEKLLVKQENENLQILDVRNAELMEVSRTEFMTPSAFIFLYENQLFLTFRNRTVAVWNFRGELVTSFEDHLLWHPDCNTNNIYITSDQDLIISYCKAESEDQWMEGKAGSINVSNILTGKCLAKINASNGNPKCDEPSGSSSKRIHSPISTVAEALEDITALFYDEERNEIYTGNRHGLVHVWSN, from the exons ATGGAAGGGAGGAGGATATCGGCGAATCCCAGGCCGTGCTCGGGAAGGAGGATATTGGCGAAGAAAAGGCCTCTTGCCAATGGATTTGCCAACACTGTTAAGAAGTTGCAGAGGCGCGAAATTTCTTCTAAGCGAGATCGTGCTTTCAGTATGAGCAATGCCCAGGAGAGGTTTCGCAATATGAGTTTGACG GAAGAGTATGATACTCATGATCCCAAGGGCCATTGTTCAGTAGTTCTACCCTTTTTGATGAAGAGAACTAAAGTCATAGAGATTGTAGCTGCACGGGATATTGTCTTTGCACTTGCACATTCTGGTGTTTGTGCGGCTTTTAGTAGAG AAACAAATCAGAGGATATGTTTTCTGAATGTGAGTCCTGATGAAGTAATTCGAAGCTTGTTCTATAATAAGAACAATGATTCCCTCATCACAGTTTCAGTTTATGCTTCAGACAACTTCAGCTCCTTGAAATGCAGATCAACTAGAATTGA GTACATAAGGAGGGGCAAGCCAGATGCTGGTTTTGCTCTTTTTGAGTCTGAGTCCTTGAAGTGGCCAGGGTTTGTAGAGTTTGATGATGTTAATGGAAAGGTTCTAACGTACTCTGCCCAAGACAG TCCAGGAATCATGTTGTTGATTTTCAATAGAGCAACTAGCCATGTGCCTCTTAAGATTTTATCAATAGAAGATGGAACAGTTCTAAAAGCCTTCAACCATCTGCTTCATCGGAATAAGAAGGTGGACTTCATCGAACAATTCAATGAGAAGCTTCTTGTTAAGCAGGAAAATGAGAATCTCCAGATCCTTGAT GTTCGAAATGCAGAGCTAATGGAAGTTAGCAGAACCGAGTTCATGACTCCCTCTGCATTTATCTTTCTCTATGAGAACCAGTTGTTCTTAACTTTCAGAAATAGGACTGTTGCAGTTTGGAATTTTCGTGGGGAGCTTGTAACTTCATTTGAGGATCACCTCTTATGGCATCCTGACTGTAACACaaataacatatacataacaagtGATCAGGATCTTATTATTTCTTACTGCAAAGCTGAATCTGAGGACCAGTGGATGGAAGGAAAAG CTGGTTCTATCAATGTCAGCAACATCTTGACAGGAAAGTGCTTGGCCAAAATAAATGCTAGCAATGGCAATCCTAAATGTGATGAACCCAGTGGCAGTAGCTCTAAGCGGATTCATTCACCTATAAGTACAGTTGCAGAGGCTTTGGAAGACATAACAGCACTTTTCTATGATGAAGAGCGTAATGAGATCTATACTGGCAATAGGCATGGTTTAGTTCATGTGTGGTCCAACTGA